From the Acidimicrobiales bacterium genome, the window CCGCCTTCGCCGAGGGACGGGGCGGCGGCGTCACCCTCAACGGCGTGCAGTTTGAAGCCCCGTTCAAGGTGTTCGCCATCGGCCAGCCGCCCACGCTGGAGGGCGGGTTGAAGATCCCGGGCGGCGCGCTCGATACGCTCTCGGCCCTCGCAGGCGTCACCGCACAGGTGCAGCGGTCGCCGAAAGTCGACATCCCGGCCCTCGCCGCGGCCCCGACCCTCCGGGCGGCGCGTCCGGTAGGGTCCGGCTCATGAAAGGGCGCCCCGCATGAACGTTCCCGACGAGCTCCGCTACACGTCCGACCACGAGTGGGCGCGCCTTGAAGACGGCAAGGTCCGCATCGGCATCACCGACTACGCCCAGGATTCCTTGGGCGACGTGATTTTCGTGCAGCTGCCCGAGCCGGGCTCCACGGTGGAAGCGGGCGCGGGCTTCGGCGAGGTGGAGTCGACCAAGTCGGTCTCCGACCTCTACGCCCCGGTTGCCGGCACGGTGGTCGAGGTCAACAACGAGTTGGCCGA encodes:
- the gcvH gene encoding glycine cleavage system protein GcvH: MNVPDELRYTSDHEWARLEDGKVRIGITDYAQDSLGDVIFVQLPEPGSTVEAGAGFGEVESTKSVSDLYAPVAGTVVEVNNELADAPQKLNEDPYGEGWICVVEPSDAAALDSLLDAEAYRALIAG